One window of the Prinia subflava isolate CZ2003 ecotype Zambia chromosome 1, Cam_Psub_1.2, whole genome shotgun sequence genome contains the following:
- the ID4 gene encoding DNA-binding protein inhibitor ID-4 isoform X2, with product MKAVSPVRHPSRKAQPGVAGGGGGHPALRCLAEHSGCKGGPPSGEEPAALCLQCDMNDCYSRLRKLVPTIPPNKRVSKVEILQHVIDYILDLQLALETHPALLRQQPPPPALHPGSCPAATPRTPLTALNTDPVRGRLC from the exons ATGAAAGCCGTGAGCCCCGTCCGGCACCCCAGTCGCAAGGCGCAGCCCGGCgtggcgggcggcggcggcgggcacCCGGCCCTGCGGTGCCTGGCCGAGCACAGCGGCTGCAAGGGGGGCCCGCCGTCGGGCGAGGAGCCGGCGGCGCTGTGCCTGCAGTGCGATATGAATGACTGTTACAGCCGGCTGAGGAAGCTGGTGCCCACCATCCCGCCCAACAAGAGGGTCAGCAAAGTGGAGATCCTGCAGCACGTCATCGACTATATCCTCGACCTGCAGCTGGCTCTGGAGACGCACCCAGCGCTGCTCCGgcagcagccgccgccgcccgctcTGCACCCAGGCAGCTGTCCCGCGGCCACCCCCAGGACCCCGCTGACCGCCCTTAACACTGACCCGGTAAGAG GCAGGCTCTGTTAA
- the ID4 gene encoding DNA-binding protein inhibitor ID-4 isoform X1 has protein sequence MKAVSPVRHPSRKAQPGVAGGGGGHPALRCLAEHSGCKGGPPSGEEPAALCLQCDMNDCYSRLRKLVPTIPPNKRVSKVEILQHVIDYILDLQLALETHPALLRQQPPPPALHPGSCPAATPRTPLTALNTDPAGSVNKPGDSILCR, from the exons ATGAAAGCCGTGAGCCCCGTCCGGCACCCCAGTCGCAAGGCGCAGCCCGGCgtggcgggcggcggcggcgggcacCCGGCCCTGCGGTGCCTGGCCGAGCACAGCGGCTGCAAGGGGGGCCCGCCGTCGGGCGAGGAGCCGGCGGCGCTGTGCCTGCAGTGCGATATGAATGACTGTTACAGCCGGCTGAGGAAGCTGGTGCCCACCATCCCGCCCAACAAGAGGGTCAGCAAAGTGGAGATCCTGCAGCACGTCATCGACTATATCCTCGACCTGCAGCTGGCTCTGGAGACGCACCCAGCGCTGCTCCGgcagcagccgccgccgcccgctcTGCACCCAGGCAGCTGTCCCGCGGCCACCCCCAGGACCCCGCTGACCGCCCTTAACACTGACCCG GCAGGCTCTGTTAACAAGCCGGGGGACAGCATCCTCTGCCGCTGA